A window of Fluoribacter dumoffii NY 23 contains these coding sequences:
- a CDS encoding Arm DNA-binding domain-containing protein, which translates to MGGKRRSSDAPKTANGVVVRKWPSGKTTLRISFYYRGVRCFEPIKIEATAANIKYAERLRGEILNAIERGTFSYTDYFPNSKRAYIFGHVKSKITIGELLREFLEEAKSTKEASTFRGYKRVCDGHLFPMFDTVKIQDLQPAILRKWIRNLNCTTKTVANILIPLRAVIEQALVDQYIKENPLNSIIVDKLLNKETKKSDYKPDPFSVDEINLILNNSEGQVRLLFQFAFFTGLRVSELIGLRWEDVDFQNQIIHVEETIVAKEAKGPKTEAGVRDVLLLPPALEALEQQKQYTFSLKGRVFHNPQTNKPWETSQQIRRTQWMHILKRAGIRYRNTYQTRHTYASMMLSQGENIMWVSRQLGHVDVEMVIKTYGRWIPDSSSQSGYRPVHDWSRHLG; encoded by the coding sequence ATGGGTGGAAAACGGCGATCAAGCGACGCTCCAAAAACTGCAAATGGGGTAGTTGTCAGAAAATGGCCTTCAGGGAAAACGACCCTAAGAATCAGTTTTTATTATCGTGGAGTTCGCTGCTTTGAACCCATTAAAATTGAGGCTACAGCTGCAAATATAAAATATGCAGAACGACTTCGTGGTGAAATTTTAAATGCTATTGAACGCGGAACTTTTTCTTATACTGATTATTTTCCTAACTCAAAGCGTGCCTATATCTTTGGGCATGTTAAATCTAAAATAACCATTGGTGAGTTGCTTCGAGAGTTTTTAGAAGAAGCAAAATCAACTAAAGAAGCGAGCACTTTCCGCGGTTATAAGCGTGTTTGTGATGGCCACCTATTCCCAATGTTTGATACAGTTAAAATTCAGGATTTACAGCCTGCCATACTCAGGAAATGGATTAGGAATCTTAATTGTACTACTAAAACTGTGGCGAACATTCTAATCCCACTGCGCGCCGTCATAGAGCAAGCACTAGTGGATCAATACATCAAAGAAAACCCTCTTAATAGCATTATTGTCGATAAATTACTTAATAAAGAAACAAAAAAGAGTGACTATAAACCAGATCCATTTAGTGTGGATGAAATAAACCTCATTTTAAATAATTCAGAAGGTCAGGTACGGTTATTGTTTCAATTCGCTTTTTTCACAGGTTTAAGGGTATCAGAACTGATCGGGTTGAGATGGGAAGATGTAGATTTTCAAAATCAAATTATTCATGTTGAAGAAACAATTGTTGCAAAAGAAGCGAAAGGGCCAAAAACTGAGGCAGGAGTTCGAGATGTCTTATTATTACCCCCCGCCTTAGAAGCATTAGAGCAACAAAAGCAATATACTTTTTCTTTAAAAGGAAGAGTATTTCATAATCCACAAACGAACAAACCTTGGGAAACATCACAGCAAATTCGCCGTACTCAATGGATGCATATCTTAAAACGAGCAGGTATCCGCTATCGCAACACTTATCAGACTCGGCATACTTATGCATCAATGATGCTATCTCAAGGGGAAAACATTATGTGGGTATCTAGGCAACTAGGACATGTTGATGTTGAAATGGTCATTAAGACTTATGGCCGATGGATACCAGATAGTTCATCGCAATCAGGGTATCGTCCGGTACACGATTGGAGCCGCCATTTGGGATAA
- a CDS encoding LexA family protein, whose protein sequence is MNKIIQLMIIYILGYVFVNLFLNKFIHFIGLLLMADMTLSENLQQLMRIHGNISVSELARLTGIPQPTIHHILTGSTKNPRKKALEELSRYFSVSIDELIGREPLPAVIPDAVKENLQISTIPVIQWRSLKEWASGTAKTQDTQEILIDKKIDKNSFALIMPDTSMEPLFQQNSLLIFDSGKTPKDRDFVIVHLFKEGIIAFNRLFIENNTFYLRQGLEDGNLKLTKLDKPHDRILGTLIEVRIQY, encoded by the coding sequence TTGAATAAAATTATTCAATTAATGATAATTTACATATTAGGGTATGTTTTTGTCAATCTATTTTTGAATAAATTTATTCATTTTATTGGGTTATTATTAATGGCTGATATGACGTTAAGCGAGAATTTGCAACAACTCATGAGAATACATGGGAATATTTCTGTTAGTGAGTTAGCTCGTTTAACTGGTATACCTCAACCAACTATTCATCACATTCTAACTGGCTCTACGAAAAATCCACGGAAAAAAGCACTCGAAGAATTATCTCGTTATTTTTCTGTTTCAATCGATGAATTAATTGGTCGGGAGCCTCTGCCTGCGGTTATTCCTGATGCTGTTAAAGAGAACCTGCAGATTAGTACTATACCTGTCATTCAATGGAGGTCATTAAAAGAATGGGCTTCAGGAACAGCCAAAACTCAAGACACACAAGAAATATTAATTGATAAGAAAATTGACAAAAACTCTTTCGCGTTAATTATGCCTGACACATCAATGGAGCCTCTTTTTCAACAAAATAGTCTTCTAATCTTTGATTCAGGTAAAACTCCTAAGGATAGGGACTTCGTAATCGTGCACTTATTTAAGGAAGGAATAATCGCCTTTAATAGATTATTTATCGAAAATAATACCTTTTATCTACGGCAAGGCTTAGAAGATGGAAACCTTAAATTAACAAAATTAGACAAACCTCATGATCGAATTCTAGGGACACTTATTGAGGTACGGATTCAATATTAA
- a CDS encoding M3 family metallopeptidase — MSAQVGLPQFSHIDTNHFQTHLEVMLKKHLEQVDRLLKENPHYTWDNLMYPLDDMADELERFWSPLSHLHGVMDSPQLRKCYDACLPMLSAYESAMGHNHELYEAIKSIDKHALNPVQQKLIDDCLRDFELSGVALHQEHKKRFEAIQTRLDELTNQFEHNILDATQAFTLHIKDSSRLAGLPEHALNTAKEVAAEKGLEGHLLTLEYPCYSAVMTYAEDRALREEMYQAYITRASDQGPNANTYDNTPLIQEILALRHEKAQLLGFNNYAELSLATKMAESTSQVRDFMDDLVGRIHNQATTEFKQLEQFAAEKFQINPVKPWDIGYLSEKRRQALFTLSQEDLRPYFPQPKVMQGLFELVKKLYGMSIEEIKGVDIWHKDVQCYCVADEHNNVRGYIFTDLFARPNKHSGAWMDSLQSRRRLEDGSVQLPIATLTCNFAKASANKPAMLSHEEVVTLFHEFGHCLHHILTQVDYLGASGINGVEWDAVELPSQFFENWCWEESGLAVLTAHVDTGEPLPNSLFERLVAAKNFQSAMAMLRQMEFSLFDFRIHHEYNPNLNSFVEEILADVRSKTSVVPVVAYNRFPQSFSHIFGGGYAAGYYSYSWAEVLSSDAFARFEEEGVLNPQTGHDFLHCILEAGSSKKAAEAYKEFRGRQATVDAFLRHNGIQG; from the coding sequence ATGTCGGCGCAAGTTGGATTACCACAATTTAGTCATATAGATACGAACCATTTTCAAACCCATCTTGAGGTGATGCTAAAGAAGCATCTGGAACAGGTGGACCGTTTACTTAAAGAAAACCCGCATTATACCTGGGATAACTTAATGTATCCTTTGGATGATATGGCAGATGAGTTGGAACGCTTTTGGTCGCCTTTATCACACTTGCACGGAGTGATGGACTCACCCCAATTACGCAAATGCTACGATGCCTGTTTGCCAATGCTCTCTGCTTATGAATCGGCAATGGGGCATAATCATGAGTTGTACGAAGCCATCAAATCCATCGATAAACATGCTCTAAACCCAGTGCAGCAAAAGCTCATTGATGATTGTTTGCGTGATTTTGAGCTGTCAGGGGTGGCATTGCATCAAGAACATAAAAAACGCTTTGAAGCAATTCAAACCCGGCTGGATGAGTTAACCAACCAATTCGAACATAATATCCTTGATGCCACCCAGGCATTTACCCTGCACATTAAAGACTCATCGCGTTTGGCGGGGTTACCCGAGCATGCCTTGAATACTGCAAAAGAAGTTGCTGCAGAAAAAGGCCTTGAAGGGCATCTGCTTACCCTGGAGTACCCGTGTTATTCAGCGGTGATGACCTATGCAGAAGATCGCGCCCTGCGTGAGGAAATGTATCAGGCTTATATTACCAGAGCTTCAGACCAGGGTCCGAATGCCAACACTTATGACAATACACCCCTGATTCAGGAAATTTTGGCTTTACGCCATGAAAAGGCACAACTTTTAGGTTTTAATAATTATGCAGAATTATCCCTGGCGACAAAAATGGCCGAGTCCACCAGCCAGGTGCGCGATTTTATGGATGATTTGGTGGGACGAATCCATAACCAGGCAACAACCGAGTTCAAGCAGCTGGAACAGTTTGCCGCGGAAAAATTTCAAATTAATCCGGTAAAGCCATGGGATATTGGTTATTTGTCTGAGAAAAGAAGACAGGCGCTATTTACTTTATCCCAGGAAGACTTGCGCCCTTATTTCCCCCAGCCCAAAGTCATGCAAGGCCTCTTTGAACTGGTTAAAAAACTGTATGGGATGTCCATTGAGGAAATCAAAGGCGTTGATATTTGGCATAAGGACGTACAATGCTATTGTGTGGCCGATGAGCACAATAATGTGCGCGGTTATATTTTCACGGACTTATTTGCGCGGCCGAACAAACACAGTGGTGCCTGGATGGATTCATTGCAAAGCCGCAGACGTTTGGAGGATGGGAGCGTGCAGTTGCCTATTGCAACCTTGACCTGTAATTTTGCCAAAGCTTCCGCCAACAAACCAGCGATGCTCTCTCATGAGGAAGTGGTGACTTTATTCCACGAGTTTGGCCATTGCCTGCATCATATTTTAACCCAGGTCGATTATTTGGGCGCCTCAGGCATTAATGGCGTGGAATGGGATGCGGTAGAATTACCCAGCCAATTTTTTGAGAACTGGTGTTGGGAGGAAAGTGGTTTGGCCGTGTTAACGGCCCATGTGGACACTGGCGAGCCCCTCCCCAATTCCCTTTTTGAACGCTTGGTTGCAGCAAAAAATTTCCAATCCGCTATGGCCATGTTGCGGCAAATGGAGTTTTCTTTATTTGATTTTCGTATTCATCACGAATACAACCCCAACCTGAATTCTTTTGTTGAGGAAATCCTTGCTGATGTACGTTCCAAAACCAGTGTGGTCCCGGTTGTTGCCTACAATCGCTTCCCACAGAGTTTTAGCCATATTTTTGGAGGCGGGTATGCTGCAGGTTATTACAGCTACAGCTGGGCAGAAGTGTTATCCAGCGATGCCTTTGCCCGTTTTGAAGAAGAAGGGGTATTAAACCCCCAAACCGGACATGATTTCCTGCATTGCATCCTGGAAGCAGGCAGTTCGAAAAAAGCAGCTGAAGCTTATAAGGAATTTCGGGGCCGCCAGGCAACAGTAGATGCTTTTTTACGCCATAACGGCATCCAGGGTTAA